A genomic stretch from Carassius auratus strain Wakin chromosome 35, ASM336829v1, whole genome shotgun sequence includes:
- the ska1 gene encoding SKA complex subunit 1, producing the protein MNHCELEEVTHHIDNKISMIKRLLELRAVAKDPDKRGTLLKIEQEVSAINELLDRFERYVGEQRGLLKHLKDLEGFFQEDEQDALHLKSNIPPHMPKRGQQASLQGGGQVAVQSRQTDAPPAPQEQGPPRKPQRNQIKEMEFITIPEFDSIPPYMKGRVTYDQLNAAVQSINTAVSSKYKILHQPVKTLNNVSRTLHQRFKDQETKDTKGQFFIVEQDIREFAQLKVDKRFVGMLNMLRHCQRLKEVRGGGLTRFILL; encoded by the exons atgaatcacTGTGAGCTTGAAGAAGTGACGCACCACATCGACAACAAGATTTCCATGATTAAACGACTCCTGGAGCTCCGAGCTGTTG caaaaGATCCAGACAAACGGGGGACACTTCTCAAAATCGAGCAGGAAGTCTCTGCTATCAACGAGCTTCTGGATCGCTTTGAGAGATATGTGGGCGAGCAGAGAGGCTTGCTGAAGCATTTGAAG GATCTAGAAGGGTTTTTCCAGGAGGACGAACAGGATGCCCTTCACCTCAAGAGCAACATCCCTCCACACATGCCCAAAAGAGGCCAGCAAGCATCTCTGCAAGG AGGAGGACAGGTGGCAGTTCAGAGCAGGCAGACAGATGCACCACCCGCCCCTCAGGAACAGGGTCCGCCCAGGAAACCTCAGCGCAACCAGATCAAAGAGATGGAGTTCATTACCATCCCAGAGTTTGACAGCATACCACC GTACATGAAAGGCCGTGTGACGTACGACCAGCTGAACGCAGCGGTGCAAAGCATAAACACAGCTGTGTCGTCAAAATATAAGATCCTCCATCAGCCAGTCAAAACCCTGAACAATGTGTCCCGCACGCTCCACCAGCGCTTTAAAGACCAAGAAACAAAGGACACCAAGG GTCAGTTTTTCATCGTGGAGCAAGATATCAGAGAGTTTGCCCAGCTGAAAGTGGACAAACGGTTTGTGGGCATGTTGAACATGCTGCGGCACTGCCAGCGTCTGAAGGAAGTCCGAGGCGGCGGTCTCACACGCTTCATCCTGCTCTAA